The genomic region TCTTGCCGTGCTCCAGGTCCGTCCCGGGGCCGAGGCCGTTATCGCGCGTCATCGGCAGGCCTGCCAGATAGGCCGCCACGTTGGCGAACTCCTGCGGCTGCAGGTTCTCCAGAATAGTGAAGGGAAACATGGTGGGGGTGTCCCTGTTGCGGGCCAAGATATCCGCGAGCTGCTTGATGATTACCGTAGAATGTTGTCCGGCTATCTGAGGATAATATCCATCCTCAGTGCCCAAGCCCTCCGGCATATGGCAGACAGCACATATCCGGTAGACTTCTCGCCCGTTGTCGATATCCGGGGTCAGGTGTATGGCCTCTTCGATCTGCCTCATGGCCTGATTGATACTCTGTTCCGCGGCAGGCTGGCCTATCATCAGCAGACAGGTAAGCGTTATAACCAAGATATGTCGTACCATCCTCATCACCTGGGAGATTGGATTTTTATTTGAGTATAGGAAATATCACCTACATATTCCTTTAAACTCGGTCAAAATGCTGCTTTCGGCCAGAGGTGCCGTTCACTAACGCTTTCTGCGAAGAGCAGCTATCGACCAGAACCTGTCATTTAGGTGATTTCGTTCCAAGCAAATTAACCCGTCCCCAGACTTATGTCTAAAAACAAAAAGCCCTGCACGAAGCAGGGCAAGTTATAGCTTGGCTTCTTATGGTAATACTTATTGTTTTTTACGACTGGCAATGCCAATACCAATCAGGCCAAAACTCATGAGAGCAAGTGTGGAGGGTTCTGGGACTGAAGCAAGCGCATCACTGGTCGCTATAAACTGATCAGGACTTAATTCATTCCCCGTTGCGTCGAATGCCCGGACAGCGTCTAACGTCATGGAATCCAGCCAGTCCATCTCAGTGTTTGGCAAGACAATTGTAAATGCTGCAATGTCAATGGGTAGATAGGTGCCACTATCTACCATCTCCTGCACCATATTTCCATTTGTGGAGTAAGTGACCGTCTCATGGTAAGACCCCACTTCAAAGTATGAATCTTCAATACTAGATGGTGTTTCACCAAGTCCGAGTACAAAAAAACGATTATCTACGACAAAACGTGGGACGAAATATACTCCTCCAGGCTCACCTGTTCCGGTAGCACTAACGGTAATGTCTAAATTGAATTCGAATGAAAGATAAGCTGGAGAAGAATCTGCTGTTTCAAAATAGATCTGGTCTTTAAATGCCCCATCCACCGCGATAGAAGAGCTTGTCCCATCATTCAAGCCATATCCGTGCAGACTATAAGGATCGACCAGCATTTCTGATCTCCCTGGCTCGATTGCATGAGCGTGTTGAACGCCATCCGCAGGTTCATCAGTTGCATCGCCTGCATCCGCCCAAGCCCAGTACGTATATGGATCATCGCTCGGCGTTGCCAAACCTAGCGCCACAGCATTGCCTGCTGATACCAACAGACATGACATCAATAGAGTTTGAAAAAGAGACTGTTTCATTTCGAGACCTCTGAAATTGATTACTTTCCAGTCTGTAAAACTCAGGTCGTCTTGACCCAATATCTCTAAGAATCAAGCGCCTCCCTCCCCAATAAAAAGGCATATTTAGTGCCAGACTAAATTTACACTTATATTTCATAGGGTTAATGCTTGCTTAAATTGTTAGGTATTTCATGACTGTAAGATTATCCGACACCCCCTGCGGACCTGAGGTTAGATAAAGGGTCAAGAATTCGCATATCAGCCCGAAATCAGCCCGAAATCAGCCCGAAATCAGCCTGAAAATGGCTTGTTTTGGGTCGATATATGCGCGGAACCGGCGTTTAGGCGCATCTGCCCAGCTTAGAGGGTGTAAAATATTCCGACATATGATCTGAATGTGAGGCGGATGTCAGTTTAGTGTCGCTTGCAGTAATTCAGTATCTGACACTCTTTGCCAAATTAAGTCTTCACTACTACACATAAAAATCTAACGACTGTATTTCTCTCCAACAGGAGGAAGTGTCTTGCTTACTCGTGTCTCCTTTGTTTTTATTCCACGCCGCCATGAATGAAAACGCTCGCTCCAGCGCAATAGACCTGCGGGTGCGTGGGCACGTTTCCAGTTTCCGGCAACATACTTGTTGGCTTCAGCCAGGGTTGGGTAGATGTGGATGGTGTCCAGGATCTTGTTGAGGCCGATGCCATGGCGCATGGCCACCACATACTCGGCAAGCAGGTCTCCTGCGTGCTCACCTACGATGGTGACGCCGAGAATCTTGTCCTTCTTCGGCACAGTGAGCACTTTGATCATGCCGTGAGCCTCCCCGTCGGCGATAGCCCGGTCTAGATCGTCGATTCCATATACCGTCACTTCGTAGGGAATATTGCGCTCCTTTGCTTCGAGCTCATTTAAACCCACCCGTGCTACCTCCGGGTCGACGAAGGTGGCCCAGGGGATAACCGAGTAGTCTGCCTGAAACTTTTTGAAGGGATCGAACAGGGAATTGACTGCCACGTACCACGCCTGGTGAGCGGCGGTGTGGGTGAATTGAAAGGGGCCAGCCACGTCGCCTGCGGCGTAGATGTTCGGGTAGACCGTTTGCATGAACTTATTGGTCTCAATGGTGCGACCGGCGGGGATTTCCAACTCTTCCAAGCCGAAGCCCTTCAGGTTGGCTGCACGGCCTACCGCCACCAACACAGCATCGAAGGGGATGCGCACTTCCACTCCCTCGTTTTGCAGATCATCCACGATCAGGACTTTTTCGTCGTTTTCAATCAGGAACTGTTTTGCCTTGTGTTCCAGCAGCACATTGATACCTTCGGAACGGAAGCGCTGGATGACCATCTCCGACACCTCCGGGTCTTCGCGTATCAGAAGCCGGGGCCGTCTTTCCACCTGAGTGATTTGTGAACCCAGGCGGGAGAAAGTCTGCGCCATCTCCGATCCGATAGGGCCTCCACCCAGAACAAGCAGACGCCTTGGGCGTATTCGCAGATCCCAGATATTGTCGGAGGTGAGATAGCCAATCCCCGCGAGTCCCGGAATCTGCGGCACAAAGGGTCTGGCTCCGGTGGCGATGACGATGTTGCGGGTTGTAAGGGTTTGCATGCCCTCTGCCGTTTTGATTTCTACTGTCCAGGGTGAGGCGATCTTCGCCTCGCCCTGAATCACATCCACGCCGAGTTCGCTATACCGATCCACTGAGTCATGGGGTTCGACTCTTTTTATCACACGTTGAACCCGCTCCATTACTTCGGCAAAGTCGAAGTCAGCATGGGCCTCACGGATACCAAACTCTTTGGAACGAGACATGTGGGAGAGTAGCTTGGCCGAGCGGATCAACGCCTTGGAGGGCACACACCCGGTGTTCAGGCAGTCACCACCCATCTTATGTTTTTCGATAAGCGTGACCTTTGCCTTTATCGCAGCCGCGATATAGGCGGTCACCAGTCCGGCTGATCCCGCCCCAATCACCACCAGGTTACGATCAAATGTGGAGGGCTTCTGCCATTTCGCATAAACTTTTCTGTTCTTTACCCACCCCGCGACCTTTTTGGCGGCCATCAGAGAAATACCAAGCAAGAAGAGAGAGATAAGAAGCGCGGGTGAAAGGATGCCGGTCAGAGATCCTATGGCGAAAAAGACGCCTACGAGGGTGAGGATCGCAAAAGCAAACAACGTTCGGGGTGTGATTTCCACTTTTTTTCTCCATGTGTGCCAGGTAAATTGTGGTTCCTCTTAGTCGACGATAAAGAAAAATGCTTACAGGCTAATATTTTGGGCTGTGCTTGGCAGGGCGGATCATGTTCCGTCTGTTAGAGAAGAGCTTTTCCTGCCACGAGTGTAATTCGTAGTATCGGCCGAGTAAGGAAAAAGCGCTCTCGTGCGACCAAGTCGTATGCTGTTAGGTGTGTATTTAATTAGATCGGGTAAATGGTATGCGCTCTAATATTTGTCTTACAGTGAACTCGGTGGAATACCTGTTTCAAGATAGAAAGGACTACTGGACGTCAATATGAAAACTTTTTTGCTGGTCTGTCTGCTGAGCGGTTCTTCCATCCTTCATGCAGCGTCGCCTATTGTTGAGCATATCAATATTGATGGCCTGGCCGGATGGGAGGGGCACGATTTTAAAGGTCATACGAGTTATCAACTGATCGAAGAAAACGGCAAGCAGGTGGTAAAGGCGGTAAGCGTGGGGTCCGCATCCGGGCTGGTGAAGAAGATCTCTATCAATCTGGACAAGACGCCGTACCTCAATTGGCGTTGGCGGGTGGCTGGTGTGTTGGACAGTCCAAATGAACGTAGCCGGCAAGGCGATGATTATCCTGCAAGGATCTATGTAGTGAAGGAGGGTGGTTGGGCTCCCTGGCGTACCCGCTCAATCACCTATGTCTGGTCGAGCAGTCAGGCAGAAGGCAGTGTCTGGCCCAGCGCCTATACCGATCAATCAATGATGGTTGCTGTACACTCAGGCGTATCGGATGTGTTGCTGTGGAAATCGGAGCGACGCAACCTGAAGGAGGATTTTAAACAGCTGTTCGGTCAGGATGTTCATCAGATCGACCTGATAGCACTCATGACGGATACAGATAATACTGGTGCAAAAGCGACAGCCTGGTACGGTGATATCTACTTTTCGTCGGAATGAAGCCGTGGCTCCGTTTTTGAATCTTGGAATTTTTATGCTGAATTGGATTAATGAAAAAGCCTGAATTCATACTTAAGATTGGCCTCGTCCTGGTTGTTTTTGCGTTGCTCTATTGGGTTGAGTCCTATTTTGAGATCAGCGATTTTCTGCAGCCTGACAGGATCAGTCAGTGGCTGAATGACGCAGGACCAATGGCGCCAGTATTGTTCATTGGTGTGATGGCCTCCGCTGTGGTGATAAGTCCAATTCCCAGTTTGCCGTTGGATATCGCTGCCGGTACTGTTTTTGGCCCAATTGCCGGAACCCTGTACGCGTCTATCGGCGCGTTGTTGGGAGCGATGGTCAGTTTTCTTATTGCCCGCTTTTTGGGACGTGATTTGATAGAGGGCCTGATAAGTGGCCACATCAATTTCTGTACACTCTGTTCCGACAGGTTGCTGACGAAAATTGTTTTTTTCTCCCGGCTGATGCCTATGATCTCCTTTGATATCGTCAGTTATGGTGCCGGATTGACCAAGATGTCATTGGCAAAATTCAGTATTGCCACCTATCTTGGCATGCTGCCGCTGACCTATCTTTACGTTACCTTTGGCGCCGTGGTGGTGGAAGGGGGTGTTATCAGCCTGATTGCGGGTGTCGCAGTTGTCTTCCTGTTTTTTCTTGTGCCGAGGCTGATTGAGAAGAGCGATCTCTTTTCTTTGCGTAAATACTTCCAGCATACGGATATCCATCACCATTGATTCTGCGGATGGTTATGACAGCCTGTTTCAAGTAGATGAGTTGCTGTCTTCGTTTGAGTATTCTTTAAGGACTTTGCGGATACGCTCATGGGCCTCCTCGGACAACTGCTTGTCCGTGGGTAGATCGCCACCTGACCATCCCCGGCGCAAGGCTTGGCGCAGATGAGCCACCTGTTTTTCGAAGAGACGGCAACTGTCGCACATCCACAGATGAAGGCGCAGGCCTATCTTTTCCCTCTGACTGAGTTTTCGATCCTGCCCCTCGGAGATCAGGCGGCTCGCGTCTTTACAGGTAAGCATTGTGCAGAGACCTCACATCAGGCACACAGGTTTTTTTCCAGGCACTGTCGCATACCCAATCGGGCTCGATGCAGTGTTGTCCAGAGGTTGGTCGGTGTGATAGCCATTTCCTTACACACCTCTTCGGTCTCCATTTCCCATAATTCGCGCAAAACAAAGAGTCGTGCCATACGGGGGGAGAGTGCAGCCAAACACTGCTCGATCAGTGACCAGAACTGATCGCGGGAAAAATCCTGCTCCGTGTCCCCCCAGTTTGTGAGTGGCTGACTCCAGCGGCCACTATCGGTGAAATTCTCGGCAACCCGTCTCGCTTCAGCCGCATCCCACGCATCCTCGGGAGAATTCGGGGTGGGTGCCTCGCGGGACTGTCGCCGGAATTCGTCCATGATCTTGTGCTTGAGGATGCCGGTGAGCCAGGTTCGGAGAGAGGCGTTGCCCTGAAAACGTTTGCGGGCTTTGAGAGCCGCCAGCAGGGTCTCCTGCACCAAATCCTCAGCCCGATGCCCGTCGCGTACATGCAGGAATGCAAACGCATAGAGCGCGGAGCTATGTTCCTCAAGCCAGCGTTCGGGTTCCGATATGGACATGCGCTTCCCTTGAATGGTTTATTCTATAAACGCTCAACAACCTGGCTGTTCTCAAATGAATCTTCAAGTCAGGATAAGAGGAAAAATGTGCATTGGATTGGACGAGATCCATAGTCGGGTCGACAGACTTCCAGTCAACGATTATGGCTCACTGTTCAACTCCAGCGGTATCTCTCTGCGAAACAGAGTATAGACCGATGCCTCGGCATTCTGTAGTGCGAGACGCAGGGTTTCGGCGCCTTTATCACTCGATCCGCTGTTCAGGGTGGCCCGATAGAAGTCCCGGTAGAAAGTATCTGGCTCGACCTGGATTCGGAAGAGGATGGATTGGGTTTCAGGATGGCGGGGGGCCTGATAATTCAGGCGGGCGGTCTCTCCGGGTGCGAGGCGGGTATCGAACAGTTCCCGACTTAGGTCGAGGCTCACCTGCCTGGCGACAATCTGCTCCTGCCGGGTTCCGGGAATCTGTTGATTGAGACTATCCAGTTGTATCGCCTCCAACACCACGCGAGGGGTGACATAGGTTGGGAACTGGTGACCCACCTCCGTGCTGGTCAGTGACAGGATGCCGCTGATCCTGTCGTTGTTTGTCTCTACCCCGTCCAGCGAGATCCTGACGCCCGACAGCACAGTTGCCTTGTCGTGTATGCCTCGCCACAGATGACGGCGGTCTGGCATGTGGCAGGACTGGCAACTTTTTCCCGCCTTCGCCTGTGGGCTTCCCTTCCACTCCTCGAAGGTGTTTTCGAGCAGTTTGCCGTTCAGTGCGTAACCGTCTGTATCGAACTGGTGGCAGGCTGCACAGAAGCGGGAACTCTCAAAGGCATCCTGGGGTTGCCATCCATTGTGGGGTTGATGGGCGTTTTCAGCCAGTGGCGGGGAGGGGGGAAGTGCCTTGTTTCTGTGTGGGCCGTGGACTTGAAAATTGCGCAGATGACAGCCGGCGCAGATCAATCCCTGATCATAGAGCGGGTCATTGGGAATAGTCACGTCCAGGAGATTGCTGCTGCCGGTTTTTTCACCGGAGAGCCATGTAATCACTTCATCGGCCTGCTCAGCCAGGGGCGCGTGACAATGCAGACAGGCCTGATGTTCTGCTCTGCTGACGGGGTTCATGTCCATGAGTTGACCCAGCAGACCGGGACCCATTGCATGGGCGTGCAGGCTTCCCTGCCAATCCTGGAACTGCTGTGGATGGCAGGTCCCGCAGGCCTTGGGGTCCAGTGAGGTCTCCAGGGCCGGGAAGGAGGCCGGTGCCTCGCCCTGATGTTGCAGCGGGCGTTGCCAGTGGCGGGAAAGGAAGGTATTGATGGATGCGCTGGGATCGTTGTCAGCCATCGCCGTCGAGATCAGCATCGAAAACACAAACCCGCAGGCAAACTGAAATTTGATCCGGTGACGGCTCACGATGAAGCCTGTTCCAGCAACGCCATCCACTCATCCACAGAGATGGGCAGATACCCCGTCAGCTCCAGGTTACGATCTTCAAACACATCCATCCCAGGGTGGGCCTGCTGCCAGGCGGAAATCACACTGTCGCGGTGGGTGAGCAGGGCGAGGATATGCGGTTGGAACAGCCTGACCACGGCGCTGATCCAGCGGTTCACCGGCCAGGAGGGCCAGGCGTGCTCGATGGCGAAACGGGGCAACATTTCGATCATGGTCTCAGCA from Gammaproteobacteria bacterium (ex Lamellibrachia satsuma) harbors:
- a CDS encoding c-type cytochrome; the encoded protein is MVRHILVITLTCLLMIGQPAAEQSINQAMRQIEEAIHLTPDIDNGREVYRICAVCHMPEGLGTEDGYYPQIAGQHSTVIIKQLADILARNRDTPTMFPFTILENLQPQEFANVAAYLAGLPMTRDNGLGPGTDLEHGKRLYEENCIDCHGENGEGTNNDYMPLIQGQHYNYLVRQFEWIRTGKRRNADEKMVEQIQGFTDRNISAIMDYTSRLKPTSGRLAAPGWRNPDFPDFFRVESPK
- a CDS encoding PEP-CTERM sorting domain-containing protein, with protein sequence MKQSLFQTLLMSCLLVSAGNAVALGLATPSDDPYTYWAWADAGDATDEPADGVQHAHAIEPGRSEMLVDPYSLHGYGLNDGTSSSIAVDGAFKDQIYFETADSSPAYLSFEFNLDITVSATGTGEPGGVYFVPRFVVDNRFFVLGLGETPSSIEDSYFEVGSYHETVTYSTNGNMVQEMVDSGTYLPIDIAAFTIVLPNTEMDWLDSMTLDAVRAFDATGNELSPDQFIATSDALASVPEPSTLALMSFGLIGIGIASRKKQ
- a CDS encoding FAD-dependent oxidoreductase — its product is MAAKKVAGWVKNRKVYAKWQKPSTFDRNLVVIGAGSAGLVTAYIAAAIKAKVTLIEKHKMGGDCLNTGCVPSKALIRSAKLLSHMSRSKEFGIREAHADFDFAEVMERVQRVIKRVEPHDSVDRYSELGVDVIQGEAKIASPWTVEIKTAEGMQTLTTRNIVIATGARPFVPQIPGLAGIGYLTSDNIWDLRIRPRRLLVLGGGPIGSEMAQTFSRLGSQITQVERRPRLLIREDPEVSEMVIQRFRSEGINVLLEHKAKQFLIENDEKVLIVDDLQNEGVEVRIPFDAVLVAVGRAANLKGFGLEELEIPAGRTIETNKFMQTVYPNIYAAGDVAGPFQFTHTAAHQAWYVAVNSLFDPFKKFQADYSVIPWATFVDPEVARVGLNELEAKERNIPYEVTVYGIDDLDRAIADGEAHGMIKVLTVPKKDKILGVTIVGEHAGDLLAEYVVAMRHGIGLNKILDTIHIYPTLAEANKYVAGNWKRAHAPAGLLRWSERFHSWRRGIKTKETRVSKTLPPVGEKYSR
- a CDS encoding DUF3047 domain-containing protein, with product MKTFLLVCLLSGSSILHAASPIVEHINIDGLAGWEGHDFKGHTSYQLIEENGKQVVKAVSVGSASGLVKKISINLDKTPYLNWRWRVAGVLDSPNERSRQGDDYPARIYVVKEGGWAPWRTRSITYVWSSSQAEGSVWPSAYTDQSMMVAVHSGVSDVLLWKSERRNLKEDFKQLFGQDVHQIDLIALMTDTDNTGAKATAWYGDIYFSSE
- a CDS encoding TVP38/TMEM64 family protein, yielding MKKPEFILKIGLVLVVFALLYWVESYFEISDFLQPDRISQWLNDAGPMAPVLFIGVMASAVVISPIPSLPLDIAAGTVFGPIAGTLYASIGALLGAMVSFLIARFLGRDLIEGLISGHINFCTLCSDRLLTKIVFFSRLMPMISFDIVSYGAGLTKMSLAKFSIATYLGMLPLTYLYVTFGAVVVEGGVISLIAGVAVVFLFFLVPRLIEKSDLFSLRKYFQHTDIHHH
- a CDS encoding zf-HC2 domain-containing protein, which codes for MLTCKDASRLISEGQDRKLSQREKIGLRLHLWMCDSCRLFEKQVAHLRQALRRGWSGGDLPTDKQLSEEAHERIRKVLKEYSNEDSNSST
- a CDS encoding sigma-70 family RNA polymerase sigma factor; this encodes MSISEPERWLEEHSSALYAFAFLHVRDGHRAEDLVQETLLAALKARKRFQGNASLRTWLTGILKHKIMDEFRRQSREAPTPNSPEDAWDAAEARRVAENFTDSGRWSQPLTNWGDTEQDFSRDQFWSLIEQCLAALSPRMARLFVLRELWEMETEEVCKEMAITPTNLWTTLHRARLGMRQCLEKNLCA